The Corynebacterium halotolerans YIM 70093 = DSM 44683 region CGCAACCCTCTTCCCGGACCGGTCCTATTTCAGGTATTTTTCAATTATTCCGCTTCCGGCGCGCCGGGCGGGGCGTCGACAAGCATCTCTTCCCAGGAGCCCGCCGTGACCAACTTCCACCACGTCCTGGCCAACACCCTGATCGCCAATGTGACCACCAGTTATCTGTGGTTCGCGCTGACGTTCTGGGTGTACCTGGAAACCCGTAATGTGGCGCTCGCCGGCGTGCTCAACGGCACCTACGTGCTGTTGATCGCCGTCGGTTCGATCTTCTTCGGCTCGGTGGTCGACCACAACCGCAAGAAGAACGTGATGATGTTCGCCGCCGTGGCCACCTTCATCGCGTTCACCCTGGCCGCGGGTGTGTGGGCCGGCTGGGTGGATCCCGACGACGTCAGCGCCGACGACACCGCCCTCTGGCTCTTCGCCGGGCTCATCCTCCTCGGCGCCGTGGTCGAGCACATGCGCAATATCGCCCTGTCCACCACGGTCACGCTCATGGTCCCCGAGGACGGCCGTGACAGGGCCAATGGGCTGGTGGGCGCGGTGCAGGGCGTCGCGTTCTTCGTCACCTCCATCCTGTCGGGGGTGTCCATCGGGTTCCTCGGCATGGGGCCGACGATGTGGATCGCACTCGGCCTGACCGTGGTGGCACTGGTGCACCTCATCCCGGTGACAATCCCCGAGGAGCGCATCATCACCGCCGCGGAGGCGCAGGCGGCCGCGACGGAGGGGTCCGAGACGGAGGCCGGTGGCGTGGTGCCCGCCGCCCCACCCACCACGGACGTCGTCAGCAGGGGGCTGGATCTGAAGGGCTCGCTGGCGGTGATCATGTCGGTGCCCGGACTGCTGGCGCTCATCCTGTTCACCTCCTTCAACAACCTCATCGGCGGGGTGTACACCGCGTTGATGGACCCCTACGGCCTCGAGCTGTTCAGCCCGCAGGTGTGGGGTGTGGTGCTCGGGGTGACGAGCCTGGGGTTCATCGCCGGTGGCGCGCTGATCGCCAAGACGGGGCTGGGCCGCAACCCGGTGCGCACCCTCCTGCTGGTCAACGTAGGGGTGGCGGTGCTCGGTATGGTCTTCGGGCTGCGCGAGTGGTGGTGGCTCTACGCCGGCGGCATCCTCGCGTTCATGCTGACCATCCCAGCGGCCGAGGCGGCGGAGCAGACCATCCTGCAGCGGGTGGTGCCGTTCCGGCAGCAGGGGCGCGTCTTCGGCCTGGCCATGGCGGTGGAGATGGCCGCCAACCCGCTGTCCACCTTCGTCGTGGCGATCCTCGCCGAGGCCTACATCATCCCGTGGATGGCCTCCGACGCCGGACGGGCGGCCTTCGGCTGGCTGCTCGGTGAGGGATCGACCCGCGGCATGGCACTGATGTTCCTCATCTCCGGGGCGATCATGCTGGTCGTGGTGCTGCTGGCGTTCCTGTCACGGCCCTACCGGAGGCTGTCGGAGTACTACGCGGGGACGAGCCAGGACATCGCCGGCGCGGCGGGGGCCGCGGAGTGAACGATCCCTATTTCTCCGCCACCTGCGCCACACCCTGGTCCGCCAGACCGCCGAGCCACGCCCGGATCCCCTCTCCCGGAGCGTCGGGCGCGACGCTGACGGCGAAGAGACCGGGCAGGGACTCCGCCACGGGACAGCCCAGCGCGACCAGGTGGGCGCGTACCGACGCCGCGAAGGGGGCGTCGACAAGCACGCGCAGGGTGGTGTTGCCGCCGGGGACGACGACGCGGTCGATATGGGGACGACCGTCGACGGTGACACAGGCGACGATGTCGCCGAGCGCGATGCCCTCGGCGACCACCGGCACGGAGCGGATGATGAAGTGGCCGCCGCCGAGGGCGTCGGCGGCGATCTCCTCGGAGTCGACGCCCGGAGCCTCGACGGGGGCGATGAGGGTGATCATGTCCGCCCCAGTCTACGGGGTCAGTGCGTCACCCTGATCGGTGGAGGCCTCATCGACGATGACGGTGATGTCGCCGGGGCCGGGGTCCTTCTTCCCGACATGTTCGGCGGGGATGGTCACCCCGTGGTCCGCGATGACCGATTCCAGGTGCGCACCCGCCGGCACCACCACATCCCCCGTGAGCACGGACCGGGACACCGTCGCTCCCCGCTCCACGGTGACGCCGGGGCCGATGAGACTGTGGTCGACCGAACCGGCGATGCGGGCACCGGGGCACACCATGCTGGTGGTGATGGTGGCGCCGGCGTCGATATGCGCCGGGGAGCTGACCATCAGGTTGGTCAGCAGCGGCCAGTCGGGGCGGTCGAGCTGGATACCGGTACCGTCGATGAGTTCCATGTGGGCCTGAAAATAGGCGTCGATGGTGCCCAGGTCACGCCAGTAGCCGTCCATCCGGTACTCGTGGGCGCGGCCCTGTCCCACCAGGTGGGGGACGATGGTCTCGCCGTAGTCGCCCAGGGTGGTGCCGTCCGAATCCGGTTCCGCCTCAAGGAGTTCGGTGATCGCCCGCTGGAGGGCGTCCACCTGGTAGACGAAGACTTCGGTGGCGACGATGTTGCCGGAAGGGTCGGAGGGCTTGTAGTCGTAACCGGTCACGGTCCCCTGCTCGTCTGAGCTCACCACTCCGTAGCGGGAGGGGTCCTCGCTTATTTCGGTGGTGACGATCGTCAGCTCGCTGCCGCGCTCGCGGTGCCGGGCCAGCACCGGACGCATGTCGAGTTGATAGAGGTGGTCCGCGCTGAGCACCACGACGGTGTCCGCGCCGAACTCGGTCAGCGCATCCAGCTGCTGATAGAGCGCATGGCCGTTACCCTCGGAGAATCCGTCCTGGTCATCGTCGTCACGCTCCGCCGGCGGCATGATCCGCAGGCCGTGACGCGTGCCGTCCATGTCCCACGGCCGGCCGCCCGCCAGGTGCCGGTTGAGCAGACCTGGACGGTACTGCTCGACGATCCACACATCGCGCAGATCTGAGTGCGCCAGGTTCGACAGTGTGACGTCGATGAGCCGGTAGGACCCGGCCAATGGCACCGCGGGCTTCGGACGAGCGTCGGTCAGCGGGGACAACCTGCTGCCGCGCCCACCGGCCAGAATCAGCGCGACCACCGTGGACGGGGAGGACGTGTCGGTCATGCCTCCATGGTACGGCGATTTCGGCTACGCGATCAGCGGGCGGGCTCGCCGTTCCAGGTGTTGGAGAAGTGTTTGATCACGGCCAGGGCCGTGTTCGTCGGATAGTCCTGGCCCATGAGCCCGTTGACCGCCTTGACCGAGCGCATCAGCGCTTCGGCGATCGGCGGCGCCATAGCCGGGAACTTCCACAGATCCATGACCACAAGGCTGATCTCCTGGTTGCTCACCCGGTCCGGGACCGAGCCGAGCACGCGCACCAGGTGGTGGGTGATCAGCGGCCGGGTCACGGAATGCGGCGGCAGCCCGGTCAGGGGGTCAGGTGTGCACCTGCACCACGTGACGCCGAAATCGGGCATGGTCCACACCCAGTCGACCATCGGGTCCTGCCGGGACGAGGTATCGCTCATAAACCGTAGGCTAACGCATCAGCCGAAATCCGCGTCCTCAGGTGAGCGCCGTCAACAACACATAGGCCAGACCTGCTGCGACAAGGATCGCCGCGGCCCGGCCGGGCCAGCGGGCGTAGTTGAAGTCGACGCCGCTTCCATAACGCATGGGGACCATGAGATCCGGGTCTTCCGGGTGATGGTAGAAAACGCGCAGGAAGTAGTTGTTCCGGTTCTTCTTCGGGTCCCGGTCAGGGGAATCGGGGGCTCCGGGTGGATCGCTGTTATCGGTCATCCGTTGCCATGTGGTTCTCCGGTTCCGCTCGACTCAAATGCCCGGCCTCCGGAACACATTGTGCCTGTCGTCGGGACGCCCTGCATGGAGCAGGACGGGTGGTCTAAGGGCCGGCCACCTTCCCGGCGATCCGATCCCGGCAATCCCATCCCGCCCAGACACGCCGACACCCGCCACCCCACCCGGAAAGGATGGCGTGACGGGTGTGCAACCAGGCCGCCTACCTCGGCGCCGAGACGTCGAGGCTCTGGCCGCCGTCGGCGACGTCGACATGGACGGTGTCACCGTCGCGCACGTCACCGGCCAACAGTTCCTTGGCCAGGCGGTCGCCGATGGCCTGCTGGATCAGGCGGCGCAGCGGGCGGGCACCGTACGCCGGATCGTAGCCGCGCTCGGCCAGCCACAGCTTCGCGGCGTCCGAGACCTGGAGCGTGAGTCGGCGGGCGGACAGCCGCTTGGCCAGCTGGCCGATCTGGATGTCGACGATGCTGGTCAGCTGGTCCTCGGACAGCGGGTCGAAGACCACGACGTCGTCGAGCCGGTTGATGAACTCCGGCTTGAAGGCGTGCTTGACGGCGTCCATGATCTGCTCACGGGTGCCGCCGGCGCCGAGGTTCGAGGTCAGGATGATCACCGTGTTGCGGAAGTCCACGGTACGGCCCTGACCGTCGGTCAGCCGGCCCTCGTCGAGGACCTGCAGCAGCACGTCGAAGACGTCCGGGTGGGCCTTCTCGACCTCGTCGAAGAGCACCAGGGTGTACGGGCGGCGGCGCACGGCCTCGGTCAGCTGACCGCCGGTGTCGTAGCCGACGTACCCCGGAGGGGCACCGACGAGACGGGCGACGGAGTGTTTCTCGCCGTACTCGGACATGTCGACGCGGACCATGGCGCGCTCGTCGTCGAAGAGGAAGTCCGCGACGGCCTTGGCCAGCTCGGTCTTGCCGACGCCCGTCGGCCCCAGGAAGAGGAAGGAACCAGTCGGGCGATCCGGGTCGGCCACGCCGGCCCGGGAGCGGCGGACGGCGTCGGAGACGGCCTGGACGGCCTCGTGCTGGCCGACGACACGCTTGGCGATGACCCGCTCCATGGCCAGGAGCTTCTCGGTTTCGCCGGCGAGCATCTTGCCGGCCGGGATGCCGGTCCACGCGGAGACGACCTCGGCGATGGTGTCCGGGGTGACCTCCTCGGTCAGCATGGCGTTGTTGCCGCCGTCCTGCACCTCAACCTCGGCCTCCTCGACCTGCTTCTCCAGCTCGGGGATGCGACCGTAACGCAGCTCGGCGACCTTGCCGTAGTCGCCGTCACGCTCGGCGATCTCCGACTCGGAGCGCAGCTTCTCCAGCTGTTCCTTGGCCTCGCGCACCCTGTCGATCGCGGACTTCTCGTTGGTCCAGCGGGCCTTGAGCTCACCGAGCCTCTCTCGCTCGTCGGCCAGTTCCTGGCGCAGCTTCTCCAGCCGCTCCCGCGAGGCCACGTCGGTCTCGTTCTGCAGGGCGACCTCCTCGATCTCGAGGCGGCGGACGATGCGCTCAAGCTCGTCAATCTCCTCCGGAGAGGAGTCGATCTCCATGCGCAGGCGGGAGGCGGCCTCGTCGACCAGGTCGATGGCCTTGTCCGGCAGGAAGCGGCTGGTGATGTAGCGGTCCGAGAGCGTGGACGCGGCGACCAGGGCGGAGTCCTGGATCCGCACACCGTGGTGGACCTCGTAGCGCTCCTTCAGGCCGCGCAGGATGCCGACGGTGTCCTCGACCGACGGCTCACCGACGTAGACCTGCTGGAAGCGGCGCTCCAGGGCGGCGTCCTTCTCGATGTACTTGCGGTACTCGTTGAGCGTGGTCGCACCGACCAGGCGCAGCTCACCCCGGGCGAGCAGCGGCTTGATCATGTTGCCGGCGTCCATGGCGGACTCGCCCGTCGCGCCGGCGCCGACGACGGTGTGCAGCTCGTCGATGAAGGTGACGATCTGACCGTTGGAGTTCTTGATCTCGTCGAGGACGGCCTTCAGCCGCTCCTCGAACTCACCGCGGTACTTCGCGCCGGCGACCATCGACCCCAGATCCAGGGAGATCAGGGTCTTGCCGCGCAGCGACTCCGGCACGTCCCCGGCGACGATGCGCCGGGCCAGGCCCTCCACGATGGCGGTCTTGCCCACGCCCGGCTCACCGATGAGCACCGGGTTGTTCTTGGTGCGGCGGGACAGCACCTGGACCACCCGGCGGATCTCGGCGTCGCGGCCGATGACCGGGTCGATCTTGCCCTCGCGGGCCCGGGCGGTCAGGTCGGTGGAGTACTTCTCCAGGGCCTGGAACTGGCCCTCCGGATCCTGGCTGGTCACCTTGGCGGAGCCCCGCACCGACGGGAAGGTGCCCTTGATGGCGTCGTAGGTGGCGCCGCGCTTCTTCAGCAGATCAGCGGCATCGGAGGAGCCGCGGGCGATGCCGGCCAGCAGCACCTCGGTGGAGACGTACTCGTCGCCGAGCTCGCCGGCCAGTTCCTGGGCGGCGGTCAGCGCATTGAGGGCGTCGCGGTTGAAGTTCGGGTTCGCCAGGTTGGCACCCTCGGCCCTGGGGTAGGAGTCGACCAGTTCCCGGGCCTCCTTGAGGACCGTCTCCGGGTCGACGCCGGTGGCCTTGAGTACCGGGGCGGCGATGCCGTCGGTCTGGTCGAGGATGGCGGCGAGAAGATGCGCCGGACGGATGTCCGGGTTGCCGTTGCTCGAGGCCTGCTGCAGGGCGTCCTGCAGGGCCTCCTGAGTCTTGGTGGTGGGGTTGAACGAGCTCAAGGCACATTCCTTTCTCTAAATCCCTGTTCGTCACTCACTACAACGCACAAAGAGTTGAGTCTGTTCCACTCAAGCCGAAAAAAGTTTGAGTCCGACGCGCTCAAGTTTAGGTGAGGACGGCACGGGGCGCATCAGGCCCGCGCACCAGGCCCGGGCAATGGCGGACAATGGTGGACATGGACGCCGCGGAGCCGCCACGCGGGAACTACGCGGAGATCACGCCCGACCACCACAGGGGCACACGACACCGGATCGCCGTGGAGGGGCCCGGCGCGAGCAACCGGCGCCCCGGTGATGTTCGCGCGCGACGGCCAGACAGGGGCGGACGTCGGCAAGAAGATCGGTACAGTGACATCCCCGCGGCACCATTGAGTGACCCAAGGCACATTTTTTCGCCGATTCCGCAGTTTTCCGCGGGATTTTCTGGCTACATGGGTACAAGGGAACGCCCACGCCTCCCCCCATCAGACGTCCAGCCAGCCGTTAAGGGAGCACATGTCCACGTTGACCGCCCGCCAGGACCCGCCCACCAGCACCGTCGCCGCGGCCGTCGCGGAACCCGGGAGGTACCGGACCTCCCTGCTCGACCGCGTCGCCTACGCCGGCAACGCCTCCCACTACCTCCGCACGCCCCAGGCGGTCATCATCGCCGCCGACGCCGCCGAGGTCGCCGCCGTCTTCCGCGCGGCGCGGGCGTCCGGCACACCGGTCACTCTCCGGTCCGGCGGCACCAGCCTGGCCGGCCAGGCCACCACCGACGGCCTGCTGATCGATGTGCGCCGCAACTTCCGGAATATCGAGGTCCTCGACGGTGGCCGACGTGTCCGGGTCCAGCCCGGACTGACCGTCCGCCAGGTCAACGCCCATCTCGCCGCCCACGGCCACAAGCTGGGCCCGGATCCCGCGAGCGAGGCCGCCGCCACCATCGGCGGGGTGATCAACAACAATTCCAGTGGCATGGCCTGCGGCACCGAGTTCAACACCTACCGGACCCTGGAGTCCATGACCTTCGTGCTCCCCTCCGGCACGTTGATCGACACCGCGGCCCCGGACGCCGAGGAAGCGCTCCGGGCGCAGGAACCCGAACTGGTGGACACCCTGCTCCGGCTGCAGCTCCGGGTGCGCGACAACGCCGAGTCCGTCGCGATCATCGAACGCCACTTCGCCCTGAAGAACACCATGGGCTACGGTCTGAACTCCTTCCTCGACCACGACTCGCCGCTCGACCTGCTCACCCACCTGATCATCGGTTCGGAGGGGACCCTGGCGTTCGTCGCCGAAGCGGTCTTCCGCACCGTGCGGATCAGCCCCCTGGCCACCACCGCCCTGGCGGTGTTCCCGGATCTCGACGCCGCCACCCGCGTCCTGCCCGACCTGGTCGGCACCGGGGTCGCCACCCTGGAGCTGATGGACGCCACCTCCCTGCGGGTGGGCCAGTCCCTGCCCGGCGCGCCGTCCGCGATCATGGGTTTCAAGGTCGGGCAGGAGGCCGCCCTGCTCGTCGAGTACCACGCCGACGAGCAGGAGGAGCTCGAGCACCTCGAACGCTCGGGCACCGAGGTGCTCGCCGGCACCCGCCTGCACGCGGCCGCCCCCTTCTCCCCCGACGCGGTCGCCCGCAACGCCGCCTGGAACTTCCGCAAGGGGCTCTACGCCAGTGTGGCCGGTGCCCGGCCGAGTGGGACGACCTCCCTGCTCGAGGACATCGCGGTGCCCGTGCCGGCCATCGCGGCGACCTGCGAGGCCCTGCAGGAGCTGTTCTCCCGGAACGGCTACCGCGACGGGGTGATCTTCGGCCACGCCAAGGACGGCAATATCCACTACATGCTCACGGACCGCTTCGACACCGATGACTCGCTCCACCGCTTCCACGAGTTCCACGAGCAGACGGCCGACCTGGTGCTCTCGGCCGGCGGAAACCTGAAGGCGGAGCACGGCACCGGCCACGCCATGGCCCCCTTCGTCCGCCGCCAGTACGGCGACGAACTCTACGAGGTCATGCAGGAGCTCAAGCGCGCCTGCGATCCCGACACCATGCTCAACCCCGGCGTCATCCTCAACGACGACCCGCAGGCGCATCTGCGCGACCTCAAGGTGCCGGAACCCGTCGAGGAGGAGATCAACCGGTGCACCGAGTGCGGCTACTGCGAGCCGGTCTGCCCGAGCCGCGACCTCACCCTCACCCCGCGCCAGCGCATCGTCGTCCGTCGCGCCCAGGCCGCCGCGCAGGCCCGCGGCGATCACGCCACCGCCGAGGAGTTGTCCCGCGAGTACGACTACCCCGGGGAGCAGACCTGCGCCGTCGACGGCATGTGCCAGACGGCGTGCCCCGTGCAGATCAACACCGGCGACTTCATCAAGCGGCGGCGCCGGGAACACCACGGCCCGGTCAGCTCCACCGCCTGGACGGCCGCCGCGAAGACCTGGGGTCCGGTCACCCGCGCCGGCTCCACGGCGCTGAGCACGGCGTCACGGCTGCCCACCCCGGTGGTGCGCACCGCCACCGACCTCGGCCGGGCGGTGCTCGGCGAGGACACCGTCCCCCGCTACTCCGGTGACCTGCCCGCCGGGGGCGCGGCGCGGAAGAAGCTGGGCGGGATCGTCGGGGATCCCACCGCCGAGGTCAGCGGCGTCTTCCTGCCCTCCTGCGTCAACAGCATGTTCGGCGCGGAAGGCGACGGTGCCGGGGCGGGGACGGGAGCCACGCAGGCCTTCATCCGCCTGCTCGAGCGCGCCGGGCTGGCGCTGCGTGTGCCGGGGAACATCGAGTCGCTGTGCTGCGGCACGCCCTGGTCGTCCAAGGGCCAGGCGGCGGGGCAGGAACTCATGGCGGACCGGGTGCGCGCCAGCGTGCGCGAGGTCAGCGGCAACGGCCGGCTGCCGGTGGTCAGCGACGCCGCCAGCTGCACCGAGGGCTTCGCCGCCGCGCTCGAGAAGGAGGGGGTGGAGGTCGTCGACGCCGTGGACTTCGCCGTCGAGCACCTCCTCCCGGCCCTGGAGGTCACCGCCCCGGTCGAATCCCTGACCCTGCATCCGACCTGTTCCTCCCGGCGGATCGGCCTCGACGCCCAGCTGGGTGCCCTCGGCGCGGCGGTCGCGGAAACCGTCCACGTGCCCGTGAACTGGGGCTGCTGCGCCTTCGCGGGCGACCGCGGCATGCTCCACCCCGAACTGACCGCCTCGGCCACCGCCCCCGAGGCCGCGGAGGTCGGGAGGCTGGACGCGGCGGCGCACGCCTCCTGCAACCGCACCTGCGAGATCGGCATGACCCGGGCGACCGGACGGCCCTACTCCCACATCCTCGAGCTGTTGGAGCAGGCCACCCGCCCGTGAGGCCGCGTGGACACCGTGAGGTGCGGGCGGGCGTCCGAAAGCGAAACGTCCACGCGAACCCACATCGACGGTGACGGCCCGGTGCCGGTGAGCCCTGGCTACTGCGCCGAGGAACCGGCCCCGGCGTTGGCCCCGGAGCCGGAACCCGGGCTCGCGCCGGAGCCCGTTTTCTCCCCCTTGCCCGGCAGCCAGCCCAGGAATACCGCCAGGCCGAGGGCGACGAGCGCGATGAGCAGCGAGGCCCAGCCGAGGCCCGCCGTGAAACCGGCGAGCACGGCGATGGGTGCGATGATGGTCATGCCGATCTCGAAGGGGGCGAAGCCGACGTAGGCCACGCCGTACTCATTGAGGGTGCCCGACTTGAGCTTCGGGTCGACGATCTTGAGCAGCGCGATGCCGGTGGCCACGGCGGCGGTCGCCCAACCCCAACCGAAGATGCCGCGCTCGAGCCACTTCTCACCGAAGAACAGTGGTGACATGACGAAGAAGAAGATGAGGCAGAAGATGACGCCGAGGACGAACAGGAGGAGCAGCGGCTGCCAGTACTCGGCGACGACCGCGGGAGCAATGGACGCGATGCCGAAGGCGATCAGGTAGTCGGTGGAGGCGCCGGAGATGGAGCTGACCGTGTCCTTGTCCAGGTAGTCGGGCTTCTTCACCACGTGGAAGAACACGCGGCCGAGCAGGCCGATGACAAAGGACATGGCGAACAGCGGGATGGAGATGTTCGGGAACAGGTCGTTGACGAACCCGTTGATGAAGTAGGCGATCATGACGGTGAGCACGATGACGCCGAGGTGCAGCGCCAGCGGCTCGATCGCCGAGGGGTTGGTGGTGGCCCGGCCGATGGACGGGCGCTGGTCCAGCTCATCGATGTACCCGGAGCGCAGATCCCACGGCAGCTTCCCGGGCATCTGTGAGGTGCGGCCGGTGCGCACACCCCAGGTGGTGAAGATGATGCCGCCGACGATCGCGGCGAGCGTGCCGACGGTCGCGGAGGTGAAACCGAGCGAGCTGGCCGCGGCGGCGCCCGCTCCCTCCAGGGCGCCGCCGACGGCCGCGGCGGTGCCGAAGCCGCCGACGAAGCCGACGGGCAGCATCATGCCGAACCAGTTCTCGGTGCCGAAGAGCGGGGCGAACAGGAAGACGCCCAACAGGATGAAGATGCCCCACTGCGCCATGAACATGCCGGTGGAGTACGACCACATGGTCTTCGCGCCGGTGCGCACCGAGGGGGTCAGATCCATGCCGTACGCCATGGCGGCGAAGACCACGGCGATCAGCAGAGAGGTGTAGGTGCCGATGTGCTCCGAGAAGCCGATCAGATCGAGCACCTGCGGCCCAAGCACCATGCCGAGCAGGCCGGCGGTGATGGGCGCCGGCATGAGCAGGCTCTGGAAGATGCGCACATTGCGGCGGAGAAAATTGCCCACGACCATGAGCAGCGAGATCCAGCCGACATCGATCAACAAACTGTACGGGGTGTACTCCACGCTCCCACGTCCTTTCCACAGAAATCGACCCGTCCCGGGCGGGACGGGCACAGGGCAACCAGCGACAGATCGCCTTCACTGTATCCCAGGCCACAGCCGCGCCCCTCATCGAAAGCCGGAACACAATTACGTTGACACATCACTATCTTTTGGTAAGGTTAGTGGCATGTCCACCACTGATCTCCGAGCCATCATCATCGGCGCAGGCCAAGCGGGCCTGGCGGCCGCCCACGAGCTGAGCCGGCGCGGCCTGAACCCGGGTTCGGATTTCCTGGTCCTCGACGCCAACCCCGGCCCCGGCGGCGCCTGGCGCCACCGGTGGGACTCCCTGACGCTCGGCCAGGCCCACGGCATCGCGGACCTGCCCGGGCTGCCCATGGAGCACCCGGACCCCACCACACCCTCCTCGATTCTCGTGGCCGAGTACTACGGAGCCTATGAGGACACCTTCGACCTGCAGGTCCTGCGACCGGCCAAGGTGCTCCGCGTCGAGCCGACCGACCCGGACGACGACCGCTCCCCGCTGCGGGTGAGCACGCAACAGCACGGTGACTTCACCGCCGGGATCGTCCTCAACGCCACCGGCACCTGGGACAACCCGTACATCCCCTATATCCCAGGCATCGAGAAGTTCACCGGCCACCAGCTGCACACGAAGGACTACGTCCGCCGCGAGGACTTCGCGGGCAAGAAGACCCTGGTCGTCGGCGGCGGGCTGTCGGCGGTGCAGTTCCTCCTCGAACTCGAGGACGTCACCGAGACCGTCTGGGCCACCCGCCGCCCGCCGAATTTCACGGAGCGTGAGTTCGACTCCGGCTGGGGCCTGGCCGTCGAGAAGGCCGTGCGCGAGCGCACCCACCACGGGCTGGCCCCCGCCTCAGTGGTGCGCACCACCGGCATCCCGCAGCTGCCCGAGTACCTCGCCGGCGTGGAGCGCGGCGTGCTGGTCTCCCGCGGCATGTTCAATTCGATCGGACCGCGCGGCGTGCGTTTCGGAGAACCGGCCAGCCACGACGCCGAGGGACTCGGGCCGTCGGTAAGCGGCCGGCTGCAGGTCCCGGCCTCCTGGGACCCGCTGCCGGCCGGCCACGAGCTCGACGTCGACGTCATCTTCTGGAACACCGGCTTCCGCGCCGCCCTGCGCCACCTCGCGCCGATGAAACTGCGCGGTCCGCGCGGCATCGAGCTGGTCGACGAGGTTACCCCGGCCGCCGACCCGCGCGTGCTGCTCGTCGGCTACGGCTCGACCGCCTCGACGGTCGGCGCGACCCGGGCCGGACGCCTGGCAGGTCGACTGGCCCACCGGCGCCTGCGCGAAAAGACCCCCGTGCACATCTGACGAACAAACCTAGGATTGAGAACATGAAAGCCTTCGGATTCCTGAGCTTCGGCCACTACGCCATCGGTAACCAGGCGGGCCCCGGCGCCCGCGAGGTCCTCCAGCAGGCCCTCGAGCTGGGCAAGGCCGCCGACGAGATCGGCGTCAACGGCGCCTACTTCCGCGTCCA contains the following coding sequences:
- a CDS encoding MFS transporter, which produces MTNFHHVLANTLIANVTTSYLWFALTFWVYLETRNVALAGVLNGTYVLLIAVGSIFFGSVVDHNRKKNVMMFAAVATFIAFTLAAGVWAGWVDPDDVSADDTALWLFAGLILLGAVVEHMRNIALSTTVTLMVPEDGRDRANGLVGAVQGVAFFVTSILSGVSIGFLGMGPTMWIALGLTVVALVHLIPVTIPEERIITAAEAQAAATEGSETEAGGVVPAAPPTTDVVSRGLDLKGSLAVIMSVPGLLALILFTSFNNLIGGVYTALMDPYGLELFSPQVWGVVLGVTSLGFIAGGALIAKTGLGRNPVRTLLLVNVGVAVLGMVFGLREWWWLYAGGILAFMLTIPAAEAAEQTILQRVVPFRQQGRVFGLAMAVEMAANPLSTFVVAILAEAYIIPWMASDAGRAAFGWLLGEGSTRGMALMFLISGAIMLVVVLLAFLSRPYRRLSEYYAGTSQDIAGAAGAAE
- a CDS encoding DUF4265 domain-containing protein, with the protein product MITLIAPVEAPGVDSEEIAADALGGGHFIIRSVPVVAEGIALGDIVACVTVDGRPHIDRVVVPGGNTTLRVLVDAPFAASVRAHLVALGCPVAESLPGLFAVSVAPDAPGEGIRAWLGGLADQGVAQVAEK
- a CDS encoding glucose-1-phosphate adenylyltransferase family protein — its product is MTDTSSPSTVVALILAGGRGSRLSPLTDARPKPAVPLAGSYRLIDVTLSNLAHSDLRDVWIVEQYRPGLLNRHLAGGRPWDMDGTRHGLRIMPPAERDDDDQDGFSEGNGHALYQQLDALTEFGADTVVVLSADHLYQLDMRPVLARHRERGSELTIVTTEISEDPSRYGVVSSDEQGTVTGYDYKPSDPSGNIVATEVFVYQVDALQRAITELLEAEPDSDGTTLGDYGETIVPHLVGQGRAHEYRMDGYWRDLGTIDAYFQAHMELIDGTGIQLDRPDWPLLTNLMVSSPAHIDAGATITTSMVCPGARIAGSVDHSLIGPGVTVERGATVSRSVLTGDVVVPAGAHLESVIADHGVTIPAEHVGKKDPGPGDITVIVDEASTDQGDALTP
- a CDS encoding DUF5808 domain-containing protein → MTDNSDPPGAPDSPDRDPKKNRNNYFLRVFYHHPEDPDLMVPMRYGSGVDFNYARWPGRAAAILVAAGLAYVLLTALT
- the clpB gene encoding ATP-dependent chaperone ClpB; this translates as MSSFNPTTKTQEALQDALQQASSNGNPDIRPAHLLAAILDQTDGIAAPVLKATGVDPETVLKEARELVDSYPRAEGANLANPNFNRDALNALTAAQELAGELGDEYVSTEVLLAGIARGSSDAADLLKKRGATYDAIKGTFPSVRGSAKVTSQDPEGQFQALEKYSTDLTARAREGKIDPVIGRDAEIRRVVQVLSRRTKNNPVLIGEPGVGKTAIVEGLARRIVAGDVPESLRGKTLISLDLGSMVAGAKYRGEFEERLKAVLDEIKNSNGQIVTFIDELHTVVGAGATGESAMDAGNMIKPLLARGELRLVGATTLNEYRKYIEKDAALERRFQQVYVGEPSVEDTVGILRGLKERYEVHHGVRIQDSALVAASTLSDRYITSRFLPDKAIDLVDEAASRLRMEIDSSPEEIDELERIVRRLEIEEVALQNETDVASRERLEKLRQELADERERLGELKARWTNEKSAIDRVREAKEQLEKLRSESEIAERDGDYGKVAELRYGRIPELEKQVEEAEVEVQDGGNNAMLTEEVTPDTIAEVVSAWTGIPAGKMLAGETEKLLAMERVIAKRVVGQHEAVQAVSDAVRRSRAGVADPDRPTGSFLFLGPTGVGKTELAKAVADFLFDDERAMVRVDMSEYGEKHSVARLVGAPPGYVGYDTGGQLTEAVRRRPYTLVLFDEVEKAHPDVFDVLLQVLDEGRLTDGQGRTVDFRNTVIILTSNLGAGGTREQIMDAVKHAFKPEFINRLDDVVVFDPLSEDQLTSIVDIQIGQLAKRLSARRLTLQVSDAAKLWLAERGYDPAYGARPLRRLIQQAIGDRLAKELLAGDVRDGDTVHVDVADGGQSLDVSAPR